The proteins below are encoded in one region of Rhododendron vialii isolate Sample 1 chromosome 7a, ASM3025357v1:
- the LOC131334075 gene encoding cytochrome P450 704C1-like, translating into MDFLSIITTFIATALLLLFLAFSNLIIKIFIGKSIRNPEYPPVAGTVLSELFHFNRLYDFQTQIAKTRPTFRLLAPDQSDIYTTDSRNIEHILKTKFEKYTKGKENQDVVGDLFGQGIFVVDGEKWRRQRKVASFEFSARVLRDFSCAVFRKNAANLVTTVSEFSVANRVFDIQDLLMRCTLDSIFKVGFGVDLNCLQGSSKEGTAFIKAFDDSTELTYWRYVNPFWKLNRFFNIGTEASLKKNIKLINDFVHGLISTKRKQLAVHQDSNDKEDILSRFLVESMKDPEGMNDKYLRDIILNFMIAGKDTSATTLSWFFYMLCKNPLVQEKIAQEVKEVTSSQGDEGRIDDVVANISHEVLEQMHYLHSALTETLRLFPAVPVDGRCAETDDILPDGFKLKKGDGVYYLAYAMGRMPYIWGDDAEDFRPERWLNNGIFQPESPFKFTAFHGGPRICLGKDFAYRQMKIVSMALLRFFRFKLADETKKVTYRTMFTLHIKGGLHLCAFPRAGFNNTEL; encoded by the exons ATGGACTTCCTTTCTATCATCACCACCTTCATAGCAACTGCTCTTCTGCTCCTCTTCCTAGCCTTCTCAAATCTCATAATAAAAATCTTCATTGGGAAATCAATCAGAAACCCGGAGTACCCACCGGTGGCCGGAACCGTGCTTTCTGAGCTCTTCCACTTCAACAGACTTTATGACTTCCAGACACAAATTGCCAAAACACGTCCTACTTTCCGGCTCCTCGCGCCAGACCAGAGCGATATCTACACGACCGATTCGCGAAACATCGAGCACATACTTAAAACCAAGTTTGAAAAGTACACCAAAGGTAAGGAGAATCAAGACGTAGTGGGTGACTTGTTTGGACAAGGGATATTTGTTGTTGACGGTGAAAAGTGGAGGCGGCAGAGGAAGGTTGCAAGCTTTGAGTTCTCTGCTCGGGTTTTGAGAGATTTCAGTTGTGCAGTTTTCAGGAAAAATGCTGCCAATTTGGTTACAACTGTTTCTGAGTTTTCGGTGGCCAACAGGGTTTTTGATATACAA GATTTGCTAATGAGATGCACTCTGGACTCCATCTTCAAAGTTGGATTTGGAGTGGATTTGAATTGCCTACAAGGGTCAAGCAAAGAGGGAACTGCGTTTATCAAAGCCTTTGATGATTCAACGGAACTTACATATTGGCGCTATGTCAATCCATTTTGGAAGTTGAACAGGTTCTTTAACATCGGTACTGAAGCTTCCCTTAAGAAGAACATCAAATTGATCAATGATTTTGTCCACGGTTTGATCAGTACTAAGAGGAAACAGCTTGCAGTGCATCAGGACAGT AATGACAAGGAGGATATACTTTCAAGATTTCTGGTGGAGAGCATGAAGGATCCAGAGGGGATGAATGACAAATATCTGAGGGATATAATTCTGAACTTCATGATCGCCGGCAAAGATACCTCTGCAACCACTCTTTCATGGTTCTTCTACATGCTATGCAAGAATCCATTGGTACAGGAAAAAATTGCACAAGAAGTGAAAGAAGTTACTAGCAGTCAAGGGGATGAAGGTAGAATTGATGACGTCGTCGCAAATATCAGCCATGAAGTACTTGAGCAAATGCATTACCTTCACTCAGCATTGACTGAGACCTTGAGGCTTTTTCCTGCAGTCCCCGTG GATGGGAGGTGTGCAGAAACAGATGACATTCTTCCCGATGGCTTTAAGCTGAAAAAGGGAGACGGGGTGTACTACCTGGCCTATGCAATGGGCAGAATGCCTTACATTTGGGGAGATGATGCCGAGGATTTCAGACCAGAAAGATGGCTCAACAACGGGATTTTCCAACCCGAATCACCCTTCAAATTTACTGCATTCCAT GGAGGTCCTAGGATCTGCTTGGGGAAGGACTTCGCTTATCGCCAAATGAAGATTGTATCAATGGCACTTCTTAGATTCTTCCGGTTCAAGTTAGCCGATGAAACGAAAAAAGTCACTTATAGAACCATGTTTACACTGCATATTAAGGGAGGTCTTCATCTCTGTGCATTCCCAAGAGCAGGTTTCAATAATACCGAATTGTAA
- the LOC131334028 gene encoding 2-methylene-furan-3-one reductase-like isoform X2, whose protein sequence is MSMQAVPGCDMAGVVVEKGSGVTKFDIGDEVYANIQDSSSEDGRLKQLGTLAEYIAVEENLVAKKPENISFEEAASLPLAVQTAMEGFKTGGFKEGQTVFIVGGAGGVGTLAVQLAKHFYEASLVVATTSTAKVEFVKSLGADKVVDYTKTRYEELEDKFDLLYDTIGDTENSFVVAKDNAPIIDITWPPSNPKAIYSGLTVSGDILEKLRPYLESKKLKAVIDPTGPYHFADVVEAFRYLETGRARGKVVISAFPLTKTMMPTLQIVSKKL, encoded by the exons ATGTCGATGCAGGCGGTTCCTGGCTGCGATATGGCAGGTGTGGTGGTGGAAAAAGGCAGTGGCGTTACAAAATTCGACATAGGTGATGAGGTTTATGCAAATATACAAGATTCCAGCTCAGAAGATGGGAGACTAAAGCAGCTTGGGACGCTAGCAGAGTATATTGCGGTGGAGGAGAATTTAGTGGCAAAAAAGCCAGAAAACATTTCATTCGAGGAGGCAGCGAGCTTGCCCTTAGCAGTCCAAACAGCGATGGAAGGTTTCAAGACCGGAGGTTTCAAAGAGGGGCAGACAGTTTTCATAGTTGGTGGTGCCGGCGGGGTTGGAACCTTGGCGGTTCAACTAGCCAAGCACTTTTATGAAGCCTCACTGGTTGTCGCAACGACTAGCACTGCAAAGGTGGAGTTTGTCAAGAGCTTGGGCGCCGATAAGGTGGTTGATTATACCAAGACTCGGTATGAGGAACTTGAGGACAAGTTTGATCTCCTCTATGATACAATTG GTGACACCGAGAATTCGTTCGTGGTGGCTAAGGACAACGCGCCCATCATCGACATAACGTGGCCCCCATCCAATCCGAAAGCAATTTATTCAGGCTTGACAGTTTCGGGGGATATTTTGGAGAAGCTAAGGCCGTACCTAGAGAGCAAAAAGCTGAAGGCAGTAATTGATCCAACCGGTCCATATCATTTTGCCGACGTTGTTGAAGCCTTTCGATATTTAGAAACCGGAAGAGCCAGAGGAAAAGTTGTGATCTCAGCCTTCCCCCTCACAAAAACAATGATGCCTACGCTTCAAATAGTTTCCAAGAAGTTGTGA
- the LOC131334028 gene encoding 2-methylene-furan-3-one reductase-like isoform X1: MGIKDKPVEMQKAWLYEEHGPKEVLRLGEFPLPILKHNQLLVQVRAAALNPFDCKIRQRPIAPIELPAVPGCDMAGVVVEKGSGVTKFDIGDEVYANIQDSSSEDGRLKQLGTLAEYIAVEENLVAKKPENISFEEAASLPLAVQTAMEGFKTGGFKEGQTVFIVGGAGGVGTLAVQLAKHFYEASLVVATTSTAKVEFVKSLGADKVVDYTKTRYEELEDKFDLLYDTIGDTENSFVVAKDNAPIIDITWPPSNPKAIYSGLTVSGDILEKLRPYLESKKLKAVIDPTGPYHFADVVEAFRYLETGRARGKVVISAFPLTKTMMPTLQIVSKKL; the protein is encoded by the exons ATGGGGATCAAAGACAAACCTGTTGAGATGCAAAAAGCTTGGCTCTATGAAGAGCATGGTCCTAAGGAAGTCCTCAGATTAGGGGAATTTCCACTTCCTATTCTCAAACATAACCAATTACTTGTCCAAGTTCGCGCTGCTGCTTTGAATCCGTTTGATTGTAAGATCCGCCAACGGCCTATCGCTCCAATAGAATTACCG GCGGTTCCTGGCTGCGATATGGCAGGTGTGGTGGTGGAAAAAGGCAGTGGCGTTACAAAATTCGACATAGGTGATGAGGTTTATGCAAATATACAAGATTCCAGCTCAGAAGATGGGAGACTAAAGCAGCTTGGGACGCTAGCAGAGTATATTGCGGTGGAGGAGAATTTAGTGGCAAAAAAGCCAGAAAACATTTCATTCGAGGAGGCAGCGAGCTTGCCCTTAGCAGTCCAAACAGCGATGGAAGGTTTCAAGACCGGAGGTTTCAAAGAGGGGCAGACAGTTTTCATAGTTGGTGGTGCCGGCGGGGTTGGAACCTTGGCGGTTCAACTAGCCAAGCACTTTTATGAAGCCTCACTGGTTGTCGCAACGACTAGCACTGCAAAGGTGGAGTTTGTCAAGAGCTTGGGCGCCGATAAGGTGGTTGATTATACCAAGACTCGGTATGAGGAACTTGAGGACAAGTTTGATCTCCTCTATGATACAATTG GTGACACCGAGAATTCGTTCGTGGTGGCTAAGGACAACGCGCCCATCATCGACATAACGTGGCCCCCATCCAATCCGAAAGCAATTTATTCAGGCTTGACAGTTTCGGGGGATATTTTGGAGAAGCTAAGGCCGTACCTAGAGAGCAAAAAGCTGAAGGCAGTAATTGATCCAACCGGTCCATATCATTTTGCCGACGTTGTTGAAGCCTTTCGATATTTAGAAACCGGAAGAGCCAGAGGAAAAGTTGTGATCTCAGCCTTCCCCCTCACAAAAACAATGATGCCTACGCTTCAAATAGTTTCCAAGAAGTTGTGA
- the LOC131331907 gene encoding cytochrome P450 704C1-like: MASIELSTLVSIAAILVSSFILALLSIKLLSTSKLQGKIKKKYHPVGSTVFHQLFHFNKLHHFMTDRASKYKTYRLLSPFRNEIYTSDPANVEHMLKINFDNYGKVIIPLSHLCKDTFNSHLREGRSLYALVFQPDSQKLLFPYSAGSVLPSFSHRKLLFFHFYSLVLFYYLVYKDGRCAETDDILPDGFKLKKGDGVYYLAYAMGRMPYIWGDDAEDFRPERWLNNGIFQPESPFKFTAFHGGPRICLGKDFAYRQMKIVSMALLRFFRFKLADETKKVTYRTMFTLHIKGGLHLCAFPRAGFNNTEL, encoded by the exons ATGGCTTCCATAGAGCTCTCTACCCTCGTATCCATAGCAGCCATTCTCGTCTCTTCCTTTATCCTCGCTCTTCTCTCTATTAAGCTCCTTTCTACTAGCAAACTGCAAGGCAAAATTAAGAAGAAGTACCATCCAGTTGGTAGCACCGTTTTCCACCAATTATTCCATTTCAACAAGCTGCATCATTTCATGACTGATCGTGCTTCAAAGTACAAGACTTATAGGTTGCTTAGCCCTTTCAGAAATGAAATCTACACTTCAGACCCTGCAAATGTTGAGCACATGCTCAAAATAAACTTTGACAACTATGGCAAG GTCATAATACCCTTATCCCACCTTTGCAAAGATACATTTAACAGTCATCTCAGAGAGGGGAGGTCTCTATATG CACTAGTGTTCCAACCTGATTcacaaaaacttctttttccATACTCTGCTGGTTCAGTTCTACCATCATTTTCGCATCGAAAGCTCttatttttccatttctatTCATTGGTTCTTTTTTACTATCTGGTGTACAAGGATGGGAGGTGTGCAGAAACAGATGACATTCTTCCCGATGGCTTTAAGCTGAAAAAGGGAGACGGGGTGTACTACCTGGCCTATGCAATGGGCAGAATGCCTTACATTTGGGGAGATGATGCCGAGGATTTCAGACCAGAAAGATGGCTCAACAACGGGATTTTCCAACCCGAATCACCCTTCAAATTTACTGCATTCCAT GGAGGTCCTAGGATCTGCTTGGGGAAGGACTTCGCTTATCGCCAAATGAAGATTGTATCAATGGCACTTCTTAGATTCTTCCGGTTCAAGTTAGCCGATGAAACGAAAAAAGTCACTTATAGAACCATGTTTACACTGCATATTAAGGGAGGTCTTCATCTCTGTGCATTCCCAAGAGCAGGTTTCAATAATACCGAATTGTAA